Proteins found in one Planococcus citri chromosome 2, ihPlaCitr1.1, whole genome shotgun sequence genomic segment:
- the LOC135835026 gene encoding ribonuclease Oy-like, which translates to MPMPRTFVIFGVAGFVISVYYNYPISDILSKFSFEKFNYLWTSLVAKTSSYDGYSYMLAQQWPISACILEVHQKSRGISRTTKDCRFPPSIQTWTIHGIWPGKKGGSFPSYCGGKQLDGSDISNITEELNTRWPTIKNFDPNIKFWQYQWHKHGTCFQDEPSLSTPYLYFSKALELNRKYDLNAAFKHCKILPNDSVKYSSNDLIGCIKNYFNWNAQIYLAYSRDNSFRNGDRILVEVRMCFDKNDTAADCYAGSPSEFYYPSSVENKYSSSIFTRFIGG; encoded by the exons atgcCGATGCCGAGAACTTTCGTAATATTTGGGGTAGCAGGGTTCGTAATTAGTGTATATTATAATTATCCAATTTCCGatatattatcaaaattttcttttgagaaGTTCAATTATTTGTGGACGAGTTTGGTTGCCAAAACATCATCTTACGATGGCTACAGCTACATGTTAGCTCAGCAGTGGCCCATATCGGCTTGTATTTTGGAAGTCCATCAAAAAAGTCGAGGAATATCTAGAACTACAAAAGACTGCAGATTTCCGCCATCGATTCAAACCTGGACAATTCATGGAATTTG GCCTGGCAAAAAAGGTGGATCATTTCCATCATACTGTGGAGGAAAGCAACTGGACGGATCTGATATTTCAAATATCACCGAAGAACTGAATACACGATGGCCgacaattaaaaatttcgacCCAAATATAAAATTCTGGCAATATCAGTGGCATAAACATGGCACGTGTTTCCAAGACGAACCAAGTCTGAGCACCCCGTATTTATATTTCAGCAAAGCTTTGGAATTAAACCGGAAGTATGATTTGAATGCGGCATTTAAGCACTGTAAAATACTTCCCAACGATTCCGTGAAATATTCTAGTAACGATTTGATAGGATGTATAAAAAACTACTTCAACTGGAATGCTCAAATTTATCTTGCTTACAGCCGTGATAACTCA TTCAGAAACGGCGATAGAATATTAGTGGAGGTGCGAAtgtgttttgataaaaatgatactGCCGCAGATTGTTATGCAGGCTCTCCGAGCGAATTTTACTATCCTAGCAGCGTTGAAAATAAGTACTCGAGCAGTATATTTACCCGTTTCATTGGTGGTTAA